One Hydrogenophaga crassostreae genomic region harbors:
- a CDS encoding helix-turn-helix transcriptional regulator, producing the protein MESASPKLVKKSAVAERLGVSERTLEKLVRARRFPPPLRIGKHVVWAEEAVEKWLVRALASQVAWEPKRGRTTG; encoded by the coding sequence ATGGAATCTGCCAGCCCCAAACTCGTCAAAAAATCTGCCGTTGCCGAGCGCCTGGGCGTGTCCGAGCGAACCTTGGAGAAGCTGGTGCGCGCCCGCCGTTTTCCGCCGCCCTTGCGCATTGGCAAACACGTGGTCTGGGCCGAAGAAGCGGTTGAGAAGTGGTTGGTTCGCGCCTTGGCGAGCCAAGTGGCCTGGGAGCCCAAAAGGGGCCGTACAACGGGCTGA
- a CDS encoding HNH endonuclease yields MLNSLQIDHALCRRGFARTAANAHGFSHPMLDHDVFVKRANHDGDTKPVIKAPLVLHPDLAEDLRRLSASNGKVTLEVSPYFNTNLSSFPKRANEGSAETAHGLAVNVADEQALDVLLKFLITKGNSNLEAIAQASMMTVDALIGAFSDLDDRFTEAQVNMLFAHAEAPGRCMSMERLAEEGGYDDFRAANMQYGRLCGVVAKHLGVRGLPQQTQMLAYLAQDRNELGHWQWVMRPQVFAAMQESGLTGDQDSELETDPGYLGATYEIDNDPACQEISKTTREALIAARIGQGAYRQRMLDLWGGSCALTGCSIATVLIASHAKSWVRSSNEERLDEHNGLLLAASIDRLFDQGLISFNSDGQILLKESLSLDQLSILGLSPKSCLRSIHDQIRPYLADHRAQHNF; encoded by the coding sequence ATGCTCAACAGCTTGCAAATTGATCACGCCCTCTGTCGGCGAGGCTTCGCGCGCACCGCCGCAAATGCCCATGGATTCAGTCATCCGATGCTTGATCATGACGTCTTTGTCAAGCGTGCGAACCACGATGGCGACACGAAACCGGTGATCAAAGCCCCTCTGGTGCTGCACCCAGATTTGGCGGAGGATCTTCGGCGCCTGTCTGCTTCAAACGGCAAAGTGACACTCGAGGTCAGCCCCTACTTCAATACGAATTTGAGCAGCTTTCCCAAACGCGCCAATGAAGGAAGCGCAGAGACGGCTCATGGCTTGGCCGTCAATGTGGCCGATGAGCAAGCCTTGGATGTGTTGCTCAAATTTCTCATCACCAAGGGGAATTCCAACCTTGAAGCCATCGCGCAGGCGTCCATGATGACGGTCGATGCTTTGATTGGAGCTTTCTCGGACTTGGATGATCGGTTCACTGAAGCTCAAGTCAACATGTTGTTTGCCCATGCCGAAGCACCTGGGCGGTGCATGTCCATGGAGCGCTTGGCCGAAGAGGGCGGGTATGACGATTTCAGAGCTGCGAACATGCAGTATGGACGGCTGTGTGGTGTGGTCGCGAAGCACCTGGGTGTGCGAGGCCTACCTCAACAAACCCAAATGCTGGCCTACCTCGCGCAAGATCGCAATGAACTTGGCCATTGGCAATGGGTAATGCGCCCACAGGTTTTCGCCGCAATGCAAGAATCAGGTTTGACAGGGGACCAAGATTCTGAGCTCGAGACGGATCCAGGATATCTGGGTGCGACTTACGAAATTGACAATGATCCAGCATGTCAGGAAATCTCGAAAACCACCAGAGAAGCGTTGATTGCCGCTCGAATTGGACAAGGTGCGTATCGTCAGCGCATGCTCGACCTCTGGGGTGGATCCTGCGCACTGACTGGGTGTTCAATTGCCACGGTTTTGATTGCATCACATGCCAAATCTTGGGTGCGCTCAAGCAATGAGGAGCGGCTTGACGAGCACAACGGGTTGTTGCTGGCTGCATCCATCGATCGCCTCTTCGACCAGGGGCTGATCAGCTTCAATTCAGACGGTCAAATATTGCTGAAGGAGAGCTTGTCCTTGGACCAGCTCTCGATTTTGGGCCTCAGTCCCAAAAGTTGCTTGCGTTCGATTCACGATCAAATCCGACCCTATCTCGCTGACCATAGAGCGCAACACAACTTTTGA
- a CDS encoding tyrosine-type recombinase/integrase, whose amino-acid sequence MANAKMPSPFKVRGKWRGQVSLKNGQRPSKDFETYRDAKQYISDTLSERKTEHKPRLGGPTQTTLTEALTYYAGLYTVNKGGARAELNRINHYREGAGFQPLSIVLDDKGAKALQESPRKRGPSAFENHNVERRAVRQATYQRIAKLARMMCSTLSKADIRELMADMEREGLSASSIQKEVALLRHVFNMAITEWNWLGFSNPAEGIKLGKSNQRFVFVTPAQEAALWKALGECDNPYVGHWVALALETTLRPGSMNALRWDQTDLENRVAFTPSKTGPVPVALSQTAVKVLQNMPRSACGKVFPMSANAMDLAWDGARIKAGLPTLRLADLRHLSATRYARRGLTAPQLQKMLGHKSMTMAQVYINLVQNDMLDALDRVESSASVYSIAPLEGQSAADVQKARRSERLAQAVAKKVLAKGSASPNAADNASAVAKMATETAPDTALEKGPEEALRASLAADLSAQADQAPTYPVAEKDAEHITEAPRATGTDAAQPFEPRTSGRVIHVQFGKRG is encoded by the coding sequence ATGGCTAACGCCAAAATGCCCTCCCCGTTCAAGGTTCGCGGCAAGTGGCGCGGACAGGTCAGCCTCAAGAATGGCCAACGCCCGTCCAAGGACTTCGAGACGTACCGCGATGCCAAGCAGTACATATCGGACACCCTGAGCGAACGCAAGACGGAACACAAACCTCGTTTGGGAGGCCCCACGCAAACCACGCTGACCGAGGCCTTGACATACTACGCAGGCCTGTACACCGTCAACAAAGGCGGTGCACGGGCCGAACTGAACCGCATCAACCACTACCGCGAAGGCGCGGGCTTCCAGCCTCTTTCCATCGTGCTCGACGACAAGGGCGCCAAAGCCCTCCAGGAGTCCCCCCGCAAGCGGGGCCCCTCAGCGTTCGAAAACCACAACGTCGAACGCCGCGCTGTGAGGCAAGCGACCTATCAGCGCATTGCCAAGCTCGCCCGCATGATGTGCAGCACCCTCAGCAAGGCGGACATTCGGGAACTGATGGCCGACATGGAGCGCGAAGGACTGTCTGCCAGCAGCATTCAAAAAGAGGTCGCTTTGCTGCGCCATGTCTTCAACATGGCCATCACCGAATGGAACTGGCTCGGATTCTCAAACCCCGCTGAAGGCATCAAGCTGGGCAAGAGCAACCAGCGTTTCGTGTTTGTGACTCCGGCACAGGAAGCCGCGCTGTGGAAGGCCTTGGGCGAGTGCGACAACCCCTACGTTGGCCACTGGGTTGCCCTGGCGCTGGAGACCACTTTGCGCCCAGGCAGTATGAATGCCCTTCGATGGGACCAAACCGACCTGGAGAACCGTGTCGCCTTCACGCCCTCCAAAACAGGGCCCGTGCCCGTCGCTTTGAGCCAGACGGCGGTAAAGGTCCTGCAAAACATGCCGCGCTCGGCTTGCGGGAAGGTGTTCCCCATGTCCGCCAACGCGATGGACTTGGCCTGGGACGGCGCACGTATCAAGGCGGGCTTGCCGACCTTGCGCCTGGCCGACCTGCGCCATCTGAGTGCCACCCGCTATGCCCGCCGCGGGCTCACCGCCCCCCAGCTGCAAAAGATGCTGGGTCACAAGTCGATGACGATGGCGCAGGTCTATATCAATCTGGTGCAAAACGACATGCTCGATGCGCTGGACCGCGTGGAATCCTCCGCAAGCGTCTACAGCATTGCACCGCTGGAAGGCCAAAGCGCCGCCGATGTCCAAAAAGCGCGTCGAAGCGAACGGTTGGCCCAGGCAGTGGCCAAAAAGGTGCTGGCCAAGGGCTCCGCTTCACCCAACGCCGCCGACAACGCATCAGCGGTCGCGAAGATGGCAACAGAAACCGCGCCAGATACCGCGCTAGAAAAGGGGCCCGAAGAGGCGCTGCGAGCGTCCCTGGCGGCGGACTTGTCCGCGCAGGCAGACCAGGCGCCCACCTATCCTGTGGCAGAAAAAGACGCGGAGCATATTACCGAAGCCCCGAGGGCCACGGGCACGGATGCGGCGCAACCTTTCGAGCCCCGCACATCAGGTCGGGTGATTCACGTGCAGTTCGGCAAGCGCGGCTGA